A genomic stretch from Erigeron canadensis isolate Cc75 chromosome 9, C_canadensis_v1, whole genome shotgun sequence includes:
- the LOC122583763 gene encoding cation/H(+) antiporter 15, which translates to MPPQNASQETIVCYAPLMITTHGIWQGDNPLDYSLSLFLLQLILVVVTTRILVFLLKPFRQPRVISEILGGVILGPSVMGRSTRFANAVFPLRSVTVLETMANLGLLYFLFLVGVEMDIAVIRRTGRKAIFIAVAGMVLPFLIGISFSFLLHQRTQLVKQGTFILFLGVALSVTAFPVLARVLAELKLLNTDIGRIAMSSALVNDMCAWILLAIAIALAENENVNLATLWVVLSSVGFIVFCVFVVRPMISWVIRKTPEGETVSDFYIGLILTGVMISGFITDAIGTHSVFGAFIFGLVIPNGPLGVTLIERLEDFVSGILLPLFFAISGLKTSIGAIDGADTWGILALVIVLACAGKIAGTLLVALLYQIPFYDGVALGFLMNTKGLVEMIVLNVGKDQKVLDEKTFAIMVMVALVMTAIITPAVTILYKPARRSVTYKRRTILKTKPDTDLRTLICIHTPRNVPTIINLLEASNPTKRSPLCIFALHLVELTGRASAMLIVHNSRKSGRPAANRTQAQSDHIIKAFENFEQQTGYISVQPVTAISPYSTMHEDICRVAEDKRVAFIILPFHKQQTVDGGMEATNPAYRLINQNVLANSPCSVGILVDRGFGATSRIAVGNQIAHHIAVVFIGGPDDREALAFAWRMSGHPSNTLTVMRFIAGEPQTSGRNDDPGILTVVTDSDRERQKDEEFINQFKARIANEGSIVYNETVVNNGEETMAAIRSVDNDHDLFIVGRGQGMSPLTAGLTDWSECPELGAIGDLLASSDFAATVSVLVIQHYVGSDDLEDFGDAASPTDSPRNHQEPPFTPKNTNQHHPFQSPKGSSSYM; encoded by the exons ATGCCGCCTCAAAACGCCTCACAAGAGACAATCGTTTGCTATGCTCCGTTGATGATCACAACCCATGGAATATGGCAAGGAGATAACCCTTTGGATTACTCGCTCTCGCTTTTCCTTTTGCAGCTTATTCTCGTCGTTGTTACTACTCGCATTCTCGTTTTCCTCTTGAAGCCATTTCGACAGCCTCGTGTTATCTCGGAGATCCTT GGTGGGGTTATCTTAGGTCCATCTGTGATGGGACGAAGTACAAGATTTGCCAATGCAGTATTCCCACTAAGAAGTGTTACGGTTCTTGAAACAATGGCAAATCTCGGGCTTCTCTACTTCCTCTTCTTAGTAGGAGTAGAAATGGACATAGCAGTGATCCGTCGTACCGGTAGGAAAGCAATCTTTATTGCAGTTGCGGGAATGGTCCTCCCGTTTCTCATTGGCATCTCCTTCTCCTTCCTCTTACACCAGAGAACACAACTAGTTAAACAAGGCACCTTCATTTTGTTCCTCGGAGTGGCTCTCTCTGTAACCGCATTCCCAGTGCTTGCACGAGTCCTTGCTGAGCTCAAGTTACTGAACACGGACATTGGCCggattgccatgtcatcagccCTCGTGAATGACATGTGCGCATGGATCCTTCTTGCCATAGCTATCGCGTTAGCTGAAAACGAGAATGTTAACCTTGCTACTTTATGGGTAGTGTTGTCCAGTGTTGGGTTTATAgtgttttgtgtttttgtgGTTCGTCCCATGATATCATGGGTTATTCGGAAGACACCAGAAGGGGAAACCGTTAGTGATTTCTACATCGGTCTAATCTTGACGGGAGTAATGATCTCGGGTTTCATAACAGATGCGATAGGCACCCATTCCGTGTTTGGGGCTTTCATATTTGGGTTGGTGATTCCAAATGGGCCTCTAGGGGTCACACTGATAGAAAGATTGGAGGATTTCGTGTCAGGGATTTTGTTGCCACTTTTCTTTGCCATCAGTGGGCTAAAAACGTCCATCGGGGCGATTGATGGTGCGGACACATGGGGTATCTTGGCTTTGGTGATAGTGCTGGCATGTGCGGGGAAGATAGCAGGGACTTTGTTGGTTGCTTTACTCTACCAAATCCCCTTCTACGATGGAGTTGCTCTTGGATTTCTAATGAACACTAAAGGCCTAGTTGAAATGATTGTCCTCAACGTTGGAAAGGATCAGAAG GtgttggatgagaaaacttttgcCATAATGGTGATGGTTGCATTGGTGATGACGGCGATAATCACTCCGGCTGTGACAATACTTTACAAACCGGCAAGAAGATCTGTAACCTACAAGCGCAGAACCATCCTGAAAACAAAACCGGATACTGATTTGAGAACCCTTATCTGCATCCACACGCCAAGAAATGTACCCACCATCATCAACCTTCTGGAAGCCTCCAACCCAACTAAGAGGTCCCCGCTATGCATCTTCGCCCTCCACCTGGTGGAGCTCACTGGTCGAGCCTCCGCCATGCTCATTGTACACAACAGCCGCAAGTCTGGTCGGCCTGCAGCCAACAGGACACAAGCCCAGTCCGATCACATCATCAAGGCTTTTGAAAACTTTGAACAACAGACAGGATACATATCCGTCCAACCCGTTACTGCAATCTCCCCTTACTCCACTATGCATGAAGACATTTGTAGAGTTGCGGAGGACAAACGTGTAGCGTTTATCATCCTCCCGTTTCATAAGCAACAAACAGTAGACGGCGGAATGGAAGCTACAAACCCTGCTTACCGTCTAATTAATCAAAATGTTTTGGCCAACTCTCCTTGCTCGGTTGGCATTCTGGTGGACCGAGGCTTCGGTGCCACCTCCAGGATCGCCGTTGGAAATCAGATTGCACACCATATCGCTGTTGTATTCATTGGCGGACCAGATGACCGTGAAGCTTTAGCATTCGCGTGGCGTATGTCCGGCCATCCAAGCAACACTCTCACAGTTATGCGGTTTATTGCCGGTGAACCACAAACTTCTGGTAGAAACGATGACCCTGGAATTTTGACGGTGGTGACGGATAGCGATAGAGAGAGACAAAAAGATGAAGAGTTTATAAACCAGTTCAAAGCAAGGATAGCAAATGAGGGGTCGATAGTTTACAACGAAACAGTGGTGAACAACGGGGAGGAAACAATGGCAGCGATAAGATCAGTTGATAACGACCACGATTTGTTTATCGTAGGGAGAGGTCAGGGGATGTCACCGTTGACCGCTGGGTTGACAGACTGGAGTGAATGCCCGGAGCTAGGAGCAATTGGTGATTTGCTCGCATCTTCGGATTTTGCAGCTACGGTTTCAGTACTAGTGATCCAACACTATGTGGGATCCGATGATCTAGAAGATTTTGGTGATGCAGCATCCCCGACGGATAGCCCAAGAAACCACCAAGAACCCCCTTTTACTCCAAAGAATACTAACCAGCACCACCCATTCCAATCCCCGAAGGGGTCGTCTTCGTATATGTAG
- the LOC122581780 gene encoding root allergen protein-like, whose product MSVVTSEFEIHSSLPASKLFKAYDDFDNVAPKVDPGTYKSLVTVQGDGGVGTIKDVFFGDAMPFKSGKSKLDVVDKENYCISYTVFEGDALMGILDSTTHHMKFTPSADGGCVYKQTVEYHCKGDTHLTEEYLNVAKEALKKTFKAIEGHLHANPHAY is encoded by the exons atGTCTGTTGTTACTTCAGAGTTTGAGATCCATTCTTCCCTCCCAGCTTCCAAACTTTTCAAGGCCTATGATGACTTTGACAATGTTGCACCAAAGGTCGACCCCGGAACATACAAATCCCTAGTGACCGTCCAAGGTGATGGAGGCGTCGGAACCATTAAGGACGTCTTCTTTGGCGATG CCATGCCATTCAAGAGTGGAAAATCAAAGCTTGATGTTGTTGATAAAGAAAACTATTGCATCAGTTACACGGTCTTTGAAGGAGACGCCTTGATGGGCATACTAGACTCAACAACTCATCACATGAAATTTACACCTTCGGCTGATGGAGGGTGCGTTTACAAGCAGACTGTCGAGTATCACTGCAAAGGAGACACTCACCTTACCGAGGAATACCTTAACGTCGCAAAAGAAGCATTGAAGAAAACATTCAAGGCAATCGAGGGGCATCTCCATGCCAATCCTCATGCTTACTGA
- the LOC122581332 gene encoding two-component response regulator ARR2-like isoform X1: MNLGVVNKHQSMMPSSSGTSWKSAGAGAGDGGVPDQFPAGLRVLVVDDDPTCLMILETMLRRCNYEVTRCNRAEIALRHLRENKNGFDVVISDVHMPDMDGFKLLEHIGLEMDLPVIMMSADDSKSVVMKGVTHGACDYLIKPVRIEALRNIWQHVVRKRKHEWKDIEQSASADEQKPPEEPDYSSSANEGHNWKNSKRRKDDDDETDERDDSSSLKKPRVVWSVELHQQFVAAVNQLGIDKAVPKKILELMNVPGLTRENVASHLQKYRLYLRRLSGSQHPGGMATGFMGSSDAGYGSMSSLNGIDLQALAASGQLGQLPPQSLATLQAAALGRSNNSKSPISVPVIDQRNIFSFENPKSRYTEVQSQHLTNNSSGKQLNLLPGIPTNMEPKQFVSLQQSAQHPFGSMNNQVLIQMGGQSHIQNHIQSQAQSSTNPHHGLRQPVLSSEMLTRGGVVDMATPVYNPAVSQTSSLVDFSVNHKTDSSGSSYPHGGSLGIPSLSAASSTLQGSGKLDTKVSLRNILPSYDIFNDLNQNGSRDWGGLQDVGLNFDPSPHTMQGGLDASSPMLLQHNRSSGVEMGGHNRNLTGGNKVIFSQGVEARTHHNGSNAGQQRNTYIGDSSFRVKTESEHDGSSQNTLYQDQYGQDDLLAAILKQQQQQEGIGQPENEFGFDGYALDDLPA; this comes from the exons atgaatCTTGGCGTTGTTAATAAACATCAGTCAATGATGCCCAGTTCAAGTGGTACATCTTGGAAGTCTGCCGGCGCCGGTGCCGGAGATGGTGGTGTACCTGATCAGTTTCCGGCAGGTCTACGTGtacttgttgttgatgatgaccCAACTTGTCTTATGATCCTTGAGACTATGCTTAGACGTTGCAACTATGAag TGACTAGATGCAACAGAGCTGAGATTGCTTTGAGACATCtgagagaaaataaaaatggatttGATGTCGTGATAAGTGATGTTCATATGCCCGATATGGATGGATTCAAACTCCTTGAACACATTGGTCTTGAAATGGATCTCCCTGTTATCA TGATGTCAGCTGATGACAGCAAAAGTGTAGTAATGAAGGGTGTTACTCATGGGGCGTGTGATTACTTGATAAAGCCCGTTCGTATTGAGGCATTACGTAATATATGGCAACATGTGGTTCGAAAACGGAAACACGAGTGGAAAGACATCGAGCAGTCAGCAAGTGCGGATGAGCAGAAACCACCGGAAGAGCCTGACTACTCTTCTTCTGCAAATGAAGGGCATAATTGGAAAAACTCGAAAAGgagaaaagatgatgatgatgaaactgatgaaagagatgattcttcttctttGAAGAAGCCTCGAGTTGTTTGGTCTGTTGAACTCCATCAACAGTTTGTAGCAGCAGTTAATCAGCTTGGAATTGATA AGGCTGTCCCGAAGAAAATCTTGGAGCTGATGAATGTTCCTGGATTAACTAGAGAAAACGTTGCTAGTCACCTTCAA AAATATCGCCTTTATCTTAGAAGACTCAGCGGTTCCCAGCATCCAGGTGGAATGGCAACAGGATTTATGGGAAGCTCAGATGCAGGCTACGGATCAATGTCGTCACTTAATGGGATTGATCTACAAGCTCTAGCTGCAAGTGGTCAACTGGGTCAACTCCCTCCCCAAAGTCTCGCAACTCTTCAAGCTGCAGCTCTTGGCAGGTCGAATAACTCCAAGTCTCCTATTTCCGTGCCCGTTATTGATCAAAGAAATATTTTTAGCTTTGAGAATCCAAAGTCAAGATACACGGAAGTCCAAAGTCAACATTTGACCAATAATAGCAGTGGTAAGCAGTTGAATTTACTTCCAGGAATTCCAACAAACATGGAGCCGAAGCAGTTTGTGAGTTTGCAACAGTCAGCACAGCATCCTTTTGGGAGCATGAATAACCAAGTTCTAATACAGATGGGTGGTCAAAGtcatattcaaaatcatattcaAAGTCAAGCTCAGTCGAGCACAAACCCTCATCATGGTTTGAGGCAACCTGTCTTGTCTAGTGAGATGTTGACACGTGGGGGAGTGGTTGACATGGCAACGCCTGTGTACAATCCTGCGGTATCACAAACCTCATCTCTCGTGGATTTCTCAGTGAATCACAAAACCGATTCATCTGGAAGTAGTTATCCTCACGGGGGTAGTTTGGGAATTCCAAGTCTTTCCGCTGCATCATCAACCCTCCAAGGAAGTGGGAAGTTAGATACTAAGGTCTCATTAAGAAATATTCTTCCAagttatgatatttttaatgatCTGAATCAGAACGGATCACGTGATTGGGGTGGTTTACAAGATGTTGGTTTGAACTTTGACCCATCTCCACATACAATGCAAGGAGGATTGGATGCATCGTCTCCAATGTTACTCCAACATAACCGTTCTTCTGGAGTTGAAATGGGAGGGCATAACCGTAATCTAACTGGTGGAAATAAGGTGATATTCTCTCAAGGTGTTGAAGCTAGAACTCATCATAATGGGTCAAATGCTGGTCAACAACGTAACACTTATATCGGGGACAGTTCATTTAGAGTCAAAACCGAAAGTGAGCACGATGGAAGCTCTCAAAACACATTATATCAGGATCAGTATGGCCAAGATGATCTGCTAGCTGCAATTCTAAAGCAA CAGCAACAACAAGAAGGTATTGGACAGCCAGAAAACGAGTTTGGCTTTGATGGGTATGCATTAGATGATCTACCCGCCTAA
- the LOC122581346 gene encoding COBRA-like protein 7, whose protein sequence is MYPTLSVITIFTLFLLTTAQTPPAPPPISDACNGVFLSYTYTSGSKLPPETPDPSNQPYRFESSLRILNNQDQELKSWRVFVGFQHDEYLVSVSNAVIADGSVSLPGRVGNGTVFSGFPASDLKTAIETAGDVNQMSVKVDFVGTQFGVGSTRVPMPRNISLANDGFVCPTPTMQGTRVMNVCCTKDPNAATNVTVADEFLPRQTGDLTIMYDVMRTYDSHYWAEVTIENHNALGRLDNWNLTWTWMRDEFINDIKGAYPYTRDSTECIFGKQGVFYQDMDFSTVLNCERQPTLTDLPLEMTNNTQRGMIPFCCRNGTILPPTMDPSKSKSAFQLHVYKMPPDINRSELVPPQNFKISGRLNPDYKCGSPIRVSPSEFPDPSGLPGSTAVSSWQVVCNITQAKGSSPRCCVSFSAYYNESIIPCPTCACGCPSRANSQTCSTTAPALFLPAQALLVPFDNRTQLSTAWASLQRQSVPNPLPCGDHCGVSLNWHLLTDYRGGWSARITLFNWDETSFADWFVAMEMNKSAPGFEKAYSFNATGLELNGVNNTIFMQGLPGLNYLVGEVDGDNPKRDPRVPGKQQSVISFTKKLTPGINVAGGDGFPTKVFFNGEECALPKVLPTSDALQMVSRVVLLKSVAFVVFVMLMLQL, encoded by the exons ATGTATCCAACTCTCTCTGTCATCACCATCTTCACACTCTTCCTTCTCACCACCGCCCAAACACCGCCAGCACCGCCGCCAATCTCCGACGCCTGCAACGGCGTCTTCTTATCTTACACATACACATCCGGATCCAAACTCCCACCCGAAACACCCGACCCATCAAACCAGCCGTACAGATTCGAATCATCTTTAAGAATCCTTAACAACCAAGATCAAGAACTAAAATCTTGGAGGGTTTTTGTGGGGTTTCAACATGATGAATACTTGGTTTCTGTATCTAATGCTGTAATTGCTGATGGGTCTGTTAGTTTACCGGGTCGGGTCGGGAATGGGACTGTTTTTTCTGGGTTTCCTGCTTCGGATCTTAAGACTGCTATTGAAACTGCCGGTGATGTGAATCAGATGTCTGTGAAAGTTGATTTTGTTGGGACCCAGTTTGGTGTCGGGTCGACCCGGGTTCCTATGCCTAGAAATATTTCACTTGCTAATGATGGCTTTGTTTGCCCTACCCCTACTATGCaag GGACACGAGTTATGAATGTTTGCTGCACGAAAGATCCAAATGCGGCAACCAATGTGACTGTAGCTGACGAGTTTCTTCCACGCCAAACTGGTGATCTCACTATCATGTACGATGTGATGCGGACCTACGACTCACATTACTGGGCTGAGGTGACCATTGAGAACCATAATGCACTTGGGCGGCTCGATAATTGGAACCTAACCTGGACCTGGATGAGGGATGAGTTCATCAATGACATAAAAGGGGCTTATCCTTACACCCGTGATTCAACAGAGTGCATATTCGGGAAACAAGGCGTGTTCTACCAAGATATGGATTTTTCAACTGTTTTAAATTGTGAAAGACAACCCACATTGACCGATCTACCCCTTGAGATGACCAACAATACCCAGCGCGGAATGATCCCATTCTGTTGCCGGAACGGGACGATTCTACCACCGACTATGGACCCCAGCAAGTCGAAGTCGGCTTTTCAGTTGCACGTCTACAAAATGCCTCCAGATATTAATCGCTCTGAGCTTGTCCCACcacaaaattttaagattagTGGAAGGTTGAATCCAGATTACAAATGTGGCTCTCCTATACGGGTCAGCCCAAGTGAGTTCCCAGACCCTAGTGGACTACCTGGCTCGACAGCGGTATCTAGCTGGCAAGTGGTCTGCAATATCACGCAGGCGAAAGGTTCAAGCCCCCGATGCTGTGTATCGTTTTCTGCTTACTACAATGAGTCGATCATACCCTGCCCGACTTGTGCTTGTGGTTGCCCGAGTCGTGCAAATTCCCAAACATGCAGTACAACTGCACCTGCATTGTTTCTTCCTGCCCAGGCTCTTTTGGTACCATTTGATAACAGAACCCAACTCTCGACAGCTTGGGCTAGCCTGCAACGCCAAAGCGTCCCTAACCCATTGCCCTGTGGGGACCACTGTGGGGTCAGTCTCAATTGGCATCTGCTTACCGACTACCGTGGTGGATGGTCAGCCCGTATCACTCTTTTCAACTGGGACGAAACATCTTTTGCTGACTGGTTTGTTGCTATGGAAATGAACAAATCTGCCCCTGGGTTTGAGAAAGCGTACTCATTTAATGCAACTGGTCTTGAGCTGAACGGTGTCAACAACACGATTTTCATGCAGGGTCTACCTGGACTGAACTATTTGGTTGGGGAAGTTGACGGGGATAACCCAAAAAGAGACCCGAGGGTACCTGGGAAACAACAGTCTGTGATCTCGTTCACAAAGAAACTAACACCTGGAATCAATGTTGCTGGAGGCGATGGGTTCCCAACTAAAGTATTCTTTAACGGTGAAGAGTGTGCACTTCCAAAGGTACTTCCAACAAGTGATGCTTTACAAATGGTATCCAGGGTCGTGTTATTGAAATCTGTGGCATTTGTCGTCTTTGTGATGTTGATGCTGCAGCTATAG
- the LOC122581332 gene encoding two-component response regulator ARR2-like isoform X2 encodes MNLGVVNKHQSMMPSSSGTSWKSAGAGAGDGGVPDQFPAGLRVLVVDDDPTCLMILETMLRRCNYEVTRCNRAEIALRHLRENKNGFDVVISDVHMPDMDGFKLLEHIGLEMDLPVIMMSADDSKSVVMKGVTHGACDYLIKPVRIEALRNIWQHVVRKRKHEWKDIEQSASADEQKPPEEPDYSSSANEGHNWKNSKRRKDDDDETDERDDSSSLKKPRVVWSVELHQQFVAAVNQLGIDKAVPKKILELMNVPGLTRENVASHLQKYRLYLRRLSGSQHPGGMATGFMGSSDAGYGSMSSLNGIDLQALAASGQLGQLPPQSLATLQAAALGRSNNSKSPISVPVIDQRNIFSFENPKSRYTEVQSQHLTNNSSGKQLNLLPGIPTNMEPKQFVSLQQSAQHPFGSMNNQVLIQMGGQSHIQNHIQSQAQSSTNPHHGLRQPVLSSEMLTRGGVVDMATPVYNPAVSQTSSLVDFSVNHKTDSSGSSYPHGGSLGIPSLSAASSTLQGSGKLDTKVSLRNILPSYDIFNDLNQNGSRDWGGLQDVGLNFDPSPHTMQGGLDASSPMLLQHNRSSGVEMGGHNRNLTGGNKVIFSQGVEARTHHNGSNAGQQRNTYIGDSSFRVKTESEHDGSSQNTLYQDQYGQDDLLAAILKQQQQEGIGQPENEFGFDGYALDDLPA; translated from the exons atgaatCTTGGCGTTGTTAATAAACATCAGTCAATGATGCCCAGTTCAAGTGGTACATCTTGGAAGTCTGCCGGCGCCGGTGCCGGAGATGGTGGTGTACCTGATCAGTTTCCGGCAGGTCTACGTGtacttgttgttgatgatgaccCAACTTGTCTTATGATCCTTGAGACTATGCTTAGACGTTGCAACTATGAag TGACTAGATGCAACAGAGCTGAGATTGCTTTGAGACATCtgagagaaaataaaaatggatttGATGTCGTGATAAGTGATGTTCATATGCCCGATATGGATGGATTCAAACTCCTTGAACACATTGGTCTTGAAATGGATCTCCCTGTTATCA TGATGTCAGCTGATGACAGCAAAAGTGTAGTAATGAAGGGTGTTACTCATGGGGCGTGTGATTACTTGATAAAGCCCGTTCGTATTGAGGCATTACGTAATATATGGCAACATGTGGTTCGAAAACGGAAACACGAGTGGAAAGACATCGAGCAGTCAGCAAGTGCGGATGAGCAGAAACCACCGGAAGAGCCTGACTACTCTTCTTCTGCAAATGAAGGGCATAATTGGAAAAACTCGAAAAGgagaaaagatgatgatgatgaaactgatgaaagagatgattcttcttctttGAAGAAGCCTCGAGTTGTTTGGTCTGTTGAACTCCATCAACAGTTTGTAGCAGCAGTTAATCAGCTTGGAATTGATA AGGCTGTCCCGAAGAAAATCTTGGAGCTGATGAATGTTCCTGGATTAACTAGAGAAAACGTTGCTAGTCACCTTCAA AAATATCGCCTTTATCTTAGAAGACTCAGCGGTTCCCAGCATCCAGGTGGAATGGCAACAGGATTTATGGGAAGCTCAGATGCAGGCTACGGATCAATGTCGTCACTTAATGGGATTGATCTACAAGCTCTAGCTGCAAGTGGTCAACTGGGTCAACTCCCTCCCCAAAGTCTCGCAACTCTTCAAGCTGCAGCTCTTGGCAGGTCGAATAACTCCAAGTCTCCTATTTCCGTGCCCGTTATTGATCAAAGAAATATTTTTAGCTTTGAGAATCCAAAGTCAAGATACACGGAAGTCCAAAGTCAACATTTGACCAATAATAGCAGTGGTAAGCAGTTGAATTTACTTCCAGGAATTCCAACAAACATGGAGCCGAAGCAGTTTGTGAGTTTGCAACAGTCAGCACAGCATCCTTTTGGGAGCATGAATAACCAAGTTCTAATACAGATGGGTGGTCAAAGtcatattcaaaatcatattcaAAGTCAAGCTCAGTCGAGCACAAACCCTCATCATGGTTTGAGGCAACCTGTCTTGTCTAGTGAGATGTTGACACGTGGGGGAGTGGTTGACATGGCAACGCCTGTGTACAATCCTGCGGTATCACAAACCTCATCTCTCGTGGATTTCTCAGTGAATCACAAAACCGATTCATCTGGAAGTAGTTATCCTCACGGGGGTAGTTTGGGAATTCCAAGTCTTTCCGCTGCATCATCAACCCTCCAAGGAAGTGGGAAGTTAGATACTAAGGTCTCATTAAGAAATATTCTTCCAagttatgatatttttaatgatCTGAATCAGAACGGATCACGTGATTGGGGTGGTTTACAAGATGTTGGTTTGAACTTTGACCCATCTCCACATACAATGCAAGGAGGATTGGATGCATCGTCTCCAATGTTACTCCAACATAACCGTTCTTCTGGAGTTGAAATGGGAGGGCATAACCGTAATCTAACTGGTGGAAATAAGGTGATATTCTCTCAAGGTGTTGAAGCTAGAACTCATCATAATGGGTCAAATGCTGGTCAACAACGTAACACTTATATCGGGGACAGTTCATTTAGAGTCAAAACCGAAAGTGAGCACGATGGAAGCTCTCAAAACACATTATATCAGGATCAGTATGGCCAAGATGATCTGCTAGCTGCAATTCTAAAGCAA CAACAACAAGAAGGTATTGGACAGCCAGAAAACGAGTTTGGCTTTGATGGGTATGCATTAGATGATCTACCCGCCTAA